From one Deltaproteobacteria bacterium genomic stretch:
- a CDS encoding CoA pyrophosphatase, with amino-acid sequence MSKEKYVPQLVAQLENYSWREWPALRGQTNDIRCGVLIPMQVSNDIMVYAGLRSGGLENHAGEICFPGGRPEKEDTGLEATALREASEEMGISDVQILGRLSSMPLYTSNYRLEPFVGLIGNDVPVEDGSELVAVLPVSMRELLGRPRINALAWDDNGSEALSPVFELANRLMFGATAYVLYELLTICAPVLSLKLPPMEKGPYTWDDIVKSTKVSAE; translated from the coding sequence ATGAGCAAAGAAAAATACGTTCCTCAGCTCGTTGCTCAGTTAGAGAATTATAGTTGGCGTGAATGGCCTGCTCTTCGGGGGCAGACGAATGATATTCGTTGCGGCGTCCTTATACCGATGCAAGTTTCCAATGACATCATGGTTTATGCTGGCCTGCGGTCGGGAGGTTTAGAGAATCACGCGGGAGAAATTTGTTTTCCGGGGGGGCGACCTGAAAAAGAAGATACGGGCCTCGAGGCGACTGCTTTGCGGGAGGCTTCAGAGGAGATGGGTATTTCAGACGTTCAAATACTGGGACGGCTGTCCTCTATGCCGCTTTACACCTCGAATTATCGTCTGGAACCTTTCGTAGGACTCATCGGGAATGATGTTCCGGTGGAAGATGGATCTGAGCTGGTCGCCGTCCTACCGGTGTCGATGCGGGAGCTTCTTGGTAGACCTCGGATCAATGCCCTGGCTTGGGACGATAATGGTTCCGAAGCACTGTCGCCCGTGTTTGAGTTGGCCAATCGGTTGATGTTTGGAGCAACGGCTTACGTGCTCTATGAGTTGCTGACAATTTGTGCGCCCGTTTTGAGCCTAAAGTTGCCGCCCATGGAAAAGGGCCCCTACACCTGGGACGATATTGTGAAATCGACGAAGGTATCAGCCGAGTAG